The segment CAGCACTGAGCATCcattttcctgtttctttttttgttcagtCAACCCGCCATCTCTTCACCCCAGCAGACCGCCGAATCCCTCGCATCCGCATTGAAACACGCCAGGCATCCACACTGGCGGGCCAGAGGATCATGGTTGCCATCGATGGCTGGCCCAAACACTCCAGATATCCAAATGTGAGTTGGGACATCTTCAGACATTCAAATCTTTGGAACTTAGATATCCCACTGTGAGTGGTTACAGTTTGACAGAAAATTtaattgtttatgttttctacACTTATATGAAGCCACACTTCTCTAACATGATACGTAATAATATGCGCAAATATACCAAATCTGTCTATCAAGATAAATCCattttgtcttctttctttttgttaggGTCACTTTGTGCGCAGTCTGGGACATGCAGGGGAGAAGGACACAGAGCAGGAGGTGCTGCTACTGGAGCATGATGTCCCCCACCAGGACTTCTCTCAGGCTGTGCTCGGTTTCCTTCCAAAGATGCCGTGGTCCATCACACCAGAGGTAATATCGGCTTTTCTTGAGATACACTGAGCAGTATTGTAGTGACACTTTTGTTGACCATATATCAGCGGGTCTATGACCTTTATAATTTGAAAGCATATATGTATAGGTCTGGTATGCATATAtttatgtggatgtgtgtggtAAAGGACATGGCGAAGAGAGAGGATCTGAGGCACCTGACGGTGTGCAGTGTGGATCCTCCAGGATGTACAGACATTGATGATGCCCTGCACTGTAGGGAGTTGGACAATGGAAACCTTGAGGTACACATACACTATAAAGTAACTGTAGTGAGTTATTTGTGTCTATATTTCCATGTTAGCCCACTGTAAGTTATTTGTTTGCTGTAGGTTGGCGTCCACATTGCCGATGTCAGTCACTTTATCAGACCTGGAAACGCTTTGGACAAAGAGGCTGCGAACCGTGGCACCACTGTCTACTTGTGTGGGAAagtaagaaaaaacacacacacacacttacttcgTTAGCCTGTTTACAATGTAGTAGACAATTTGACacagaatttgtttttgttttttgcatgttGGCACAGTCCACCATTATGATTGCAGCTTAATTACAGGactctctcttttctctattgtaatctttttttaaatctctgaaTATATGCCATCTGAAGGTGCAAAACACATTTGGTGACCGTATTGAATGTTTCTAAAAATCTATTTATGAATTCCGtccaatttatttcagaagagaTATTTGGGTTGTATTGAAATTTTGGATATTTTGACAACTGTTTTTCTTGACCAATAAATAGTTCAGTTTAGAATTTAATTGATTCATGAAAAGATATTGTGACTCCTAAAAGCTGTGTTCTGTAATTTTGTTTCAATCAGAGGATAGATATGGTTCCTGAACTGCTCAGCTCCAATCTTTGTTCTCTACGCTCCAATGTGGAGAGGTGAGGACTAGagataaatacacacacttgcacTCACTCAATAATCAAAGTTGCTTCTTTTCCCAATCATAGATTTTGGCCATTCCAGCTGGTGCAAACTGAATGTAGTTAAGATGTTTGTTTCTGATTCTcgctctttctttccttttgtttttttttttaccaggctgGCGTTTTCATGTATCTGGGAGATGAACCACGAGGCTGAAATTATAAAGACGCGGTTCACAAAAAGTGTCATTGACTCCAAGGTATGGTTGCAACACATGATGTACAGTGACAGAAAGTTTACATTATCCTTAATGTTTTTGTAGTGATGTGTGAGTCAAATGCCCTGTAACTGATGCTactaaaacatttcataatcTATTTGTAAGACTTGTGTCTTACAGTTTATTTAGGTTAGTTAGGTCAAGTTATTCTCAAGCctgatttttgttattatttacatttcctCGTTTTCCCCTCTAACATTCGATCTGGTACAGGCCTCCTTGACCTATGCCGAGGCCCAAATGAGGATTGATGACACCACCATGAATGACGATATCACCAAGAGCCTAAGAGGTCTCAACAAACTAGCCAAAATCCTCAAGAGGCATAGGATAGCTaaagggtaaggactgagagttAGGAGTAGTAGAGGCAGATCTATGAGGAGATTAGAAAACTATGaggaaaacatttgtttttattggtgTAATCGTTGCTCAATTGCTTTCCAGATGATTGACAACTAAgaatacaaacaaaaagcatGTAGTAAAGCAATTAGTAGATATGAGGAATCCAGAACACAGAGTTTAGTTCATCCTAACTCCCACTACTGCTATATATCTGAACTGGCTGTACTTAACAtgaattgtgttttgtattttatttgatatCCTTCAGGGCGTTGACGCTGTCATCCTTAGAGGTCCGATTCCACATTGATAGTGAAACCCACGACCCCATTGACCTCCAGACCAAAGAACTCATGTAGGTAACTTCATAAAGGAGCATTCTGCAGAAtcctttttgaaagctttttctCCACAAAAGCATGCTTTGcgtttgtttttcagtgtattCAGTCTATGTGTGTCATGCTGTGTTTTTTGGACACATGTCAATAAACCCATCTCTTGGTTAATAGGGAAACAAACTCCATGGTAGAGGAGTTCATGTTGCTGGCCAACATTTCAGTTGCCCAGAAGATCTACGATGAATTTCCAGACTGTGCTATGCTGAGGAAACATCCAGCACCGCCTCCATCTAACTACGACATCTTGCTCAAAGCTGCAAAGTCCAAAGTGAGTGGAGACCAATGGTCGTGCAGAAATGTCTTTGGTTTTCAAGTTGTGTGCTTGTTTCTTGAGCTAACTTTATTAAAGGacaattttggtatttttaaacctgggccctctttttacatatttgtggTAAAATTAATAGCATatacaaaaagttttggaagccgtgcagtagatggcttcagccggAAGCCGCAATGTATTCCTTCGATGAAATGTTGCCTGTCAAAAttacgtccacaaaaagtgcttctttttgtcactgacaggctcagaatCCCTGCCCACATCAAAGATTTATTCAATGATTCAAACAGAAGTGAATGAAAATAGCAATTTAGTCTGCTGATCAACCTACAATTAAGGAGGATTTATGCTTTACAACATGTGTTCCTCTAGCCAAGGCCAAAATGCTATCAACAGACTAGTTGCTATATAGCTGGACAAAACTCAGACACGAGCAAACATCACAATAGTCCAGTGGTCCCCAACCTTTTTTGTCAGACATACCCCCACGTCAGATTAACTGAAGTACCCCTTTATCATCATGGCCATTTAACCATTAATATTAACTAACACTTTCAATCATTTATCCATAACCTTTAGCTATTTCAGTTATTTCAATTTCACCTTATTTAACTTACTTACTTTTAATGAACTATTTTAACAGTTTactcattacttttagctatttgttttaaacatttattcagtACTTTAGCTAATTGTTTCAACTTCTCTGCGCTTTCTAACTAGGTTTCTAGCACCCTCAAATCGTAAATTCTATGTAACTAATAACTAACTAATTGAGCTACTCCACAATCTGTCCACATACCCCCAAGTCGAAGTACCCTCTGGGGTACAAGATCATGATTTCttctataaatatatttgaagttgtcaaatttttttctttttttattaggATGTGGAGATACACACAGATTCAGCCAAAGCACTGGCTGACTCCCTTGACGTGGCTAAAGTGGATGGCTTTCCGTACTTTAACACACTGCTGCGCATCTTGGCCACTCGCTGCATGATGCAGGCGGTCTATTTTTGTTCCGGCATGGACAGTGATTTCCACCACTACGGCCTTGCATCACCCATTTATACACACTTCACGTCACCTATTAGGAGGTATGAAAACAGATATTCTACATGTCTTGACAAAAATATGTGGGATCGGGCctttataacaaaataaaatcgcACAATTGACAAACTACCACAGCACAGTTCGTTTCTTCCCTATTTCTTTTTATCTAAACCTCTGCTTCCTTTCTTCCTCACCCTCCACCCTTTTCATTTGCTGTCTTACACAGGTACGCAGATATTATAGTACACCGCCTGCTGGCAGTGGCCATAGGAGCAGACAGCACCTACCCAGATTTGATGGACAAACATAAGCAGTCAGCCCTTTCCAACAACCTCAACTACAGACATAAAATGTCTCAGTACGCACAGAGGGCGTCTGTGGCCTTCCACACACAGGTGAACACATATGAACACACTGGTCTGATTTCTATGAACTTGTATACTGCCCTGAACCATCATGTTGCCAGCCAACCAAACCAAATTTTCACTGACTTCACTGCAGATTAATTTTTAATGAATCTCAATTTTCATACAAATGATCTCTTTCCAGCTGTTCTTCAAGAGCCGAGGCATACTGAACGAAGAGggatttgttctgtttgtgaggaagaaTGCAATCATTGTACTCATCCCAAAGTTTGGCTTGGAGGGAACAGTCTTCTTTGACACCAAAGACAAGGCTGCTCCAAACCTTGTTTTTGATGAAGAGGTATGAATAGATTTAACCTTGTTTCCTAGGTTAGATCAACTCTGATAAACTAAAACTATCAGAGGACTGTGCTTTAAAATATCTGTTCTTTGTGTGTTAAGGGTCCCACTCTGAAGGTAGAGCAGCACACTTTCTGCATATTTGACAAGGTGAAGGTCACCATCAGCCTGGACGACTCAAATATTCAGCACCAGAAGATCCGCATGTCTCTGATTGACCCTGTGGTAAGGACTGACTAAACTGAACATGGGTTTCAAACAACCAGTGGTACATAATTATAGCtacttttacatgtttaattttaGCCTGAGAAAGTTTCTTCTCCCATTTCAGCTAACAACTTGCAGCCTTTAGGTTTGATTAAGGATGTTGAAAATGTAGAAGAATCCAACTTACTTAAAATGAAAACCAGCATTTTGTAAgttaattttctttatttcagatcCTTGGTGTGAGTGTTCCAGCCCCAGATGTTGAACCACAGGCCAAGAAACCAAAACTGGACCGCTGACACAGAAAGCAGCATAGCAATTTACCCGCTGATCTTCCACATCAAGAAATTGTAACAATCTGTAAAAGAACCAGTGTTGACTCTTTTATGCATTGACACAATTAACTGTTATACCTTGTACTCATCCCAAATGTTAAAATGAGCAAGTGTGCCCACTTTAATAATCTACCACAGTGAAGCTACACTGCTCCAACCTCATATGCACCCCTCTGCTCATGTACTCATTTTAAACAATATGAAACCCTTGTTGCTAGATAAACAGGTGCAAGTCTTACTTGCAGTGTAACTGTTCTAATAACAGTGTAGTAGGCAACTAAATCattaaagtgtttttctttttacctatTTGGTTCCATGTGTTGTGTTGACCCAGCATGAAAAACTTGAAGACCTAGACGTTATTGTCTACAGCCCTGTTCGCCAACCCAAATTAAGAATTATGTACAAAATTAATATAGCATTCTGTATTAAAAccctacattaaaaaaataattttgccCTATTACATAAAAATCCTACAATTTTGGAAAAAttagatactgtatattctgaACTATTCAAATCTCACATTGACATTTTGGCCAAATGAAATTTGAATAGATCTGTAATCCAAAATGAGAATTGTGATAATGTAAATACATGGCGTGATAATAAATGTTAGAGAATTCTTATTTCTAAACCATGCCATTAAGTCAAAAGGGTCTTTCTACAATGTTGCACAATCACATAACAGTCTTCTCAAACCGGAAAAAAAATTCAAGTTAATTTAATGTGACAATCCAGCCCATAAGTACATGAAAGAATGGTAAACACGTGGCTCAGTCAGCTTTTAATTTGCTGGTGGCATTCAGTGTCCCTTATTCAGCAATAAATAGTATCCTAACAATCCAAAGAAGATTCATGGGTAACCTGAACTTgaaacattcatacacataataaaagaaaaagctcTCATAAAAATttcatgataaaaacataaatacagtacaaatcTGCTGTCATCTGAAAGTCAGGATCTATCAGGTCGATCATATCAGCACCACATAAAATTGAAATGAAGGCATtagcatcaataaagcattcAAGGAGGTTACCGTGCACATCTGATACAGAActggtgttttttgtgttttttttggacCAGTATACTGAGTccaaaacagtttatttagaATTATAGTTTTTCAGTGTGTTACAGAGGGACTAAGATCAGCCATGGGTTAGTCTTCTCCCTTCTGTGATAAAACATACTATGGAAGAGCATTTGCTTCCATTCAAgcaattttaactttaaacctTAAAAGAACCAATAACCACTTGTGAAACCCCTCAGTTCTGTTCATAGTTCATTTAACAGTTGACACCATTCACACTAACAAAATTAATTCAAGATAAATGCTTCAAACATAGTGTACACCTTTTGATTGCAAAATAATCATCTTCAGTTTCCACTGGAAGAGGCATCCCTTTAAATGCATCAACCAGACGGCTCAGTGGTGATGATAATATACCTGGAAAACAAGAAATCTACTTTTAGTAAGAtgaaaaggaagaggaaaagtATAAAAGAAGCGAATGAAGCCTTACAGCATGCACAATactattaattaaaaaactgACCTGTATCCACAAACCTGTGTACATAAAGGGTTAACAGTACCTTTACTTTAGTGTGTCGAGTGACTTGGAAGGCTTCTTCTGCCTGGTTTGAAGTGAAGGACTCTCTGCTTTGACAGTCTGAGCTGAGGCCATCTATAAGACTGGTGGTACCTACTGAGGTAGTGTTGTACCCACTGtccacctgaacacacacaaacggcAGTCCATTATAAATATTCCATTAGACAGGCATATCAACAGGAAGTTACCAACAAGAATTAAGAGTAAGTTAaatataaagtgaaatacaaaaaGATAAAAGTAGCTTTTATGTCTGCCTAAATTAAATTGTTCACACCGACCTGCATGCTGGAATCGTAGGGTATGCTGCTTCCCTCTGCCAGAAGAGATAGAAACATCTGTGAGCTTTCTATTGCTGACACATTGCCCATGCGAGAGCTGGTCAGCTGCTCTGAAGGCCCTccaccttcctcctcttcatcccccTCGTCCGCCAACCCCCCTTCTATCCCCGTgtccttttcctcctccattTTCACAGGTTCCATAGGATCCAGGCTAACTCTCTCAGTGTCAACGGGGTGAGCGTCACGGGCCATAGGTGAAGATGGATCTAGCTCCATAGGGGGGAGAGAagtggaagaggaggacgacgaCAACGTGGGAAGTTTTTCCTCATCCTCCTGATTGTCTTGGAGCTTAGGGTTGAGGATCGGGGAGATGAGGGGAGGGGAGGCCCAGCAACGGACTCTGGGCCGTGGCTTGGGTCTGGCAATACTCTGGGGCTCATTGTGGCAGTGGAGCTGGTGTGGAGAGCAGCTACGAATCGGAGAGCAGCCTTCGACAAATGGGCTCTCATTGCAGGAAGTGACTGCATCCAGGGGAACACAGTGTGGCGTCAAATTGCTCGGCTGCTTTCTCTCAGCTAAAGAAAGAACATGAGGAGAAAAATCTTATATAGCAAAAccaattaataatttttttcccctaCTTTACATAACAAATAGCCTACCTGAGCCTATGGGTGTGCGTGCTGCATGTGCAACAATAGGAGAAACTGTGGGGGAGACGAGGCCAGCAGGAGACGACCTGTCAGGGAAGAGAGGACTGGAGATGCTGCCAAGGCTGCAGTCCCGGAAGCAGCCATGCTGGATCGGACTAGACGAGAACTGACCCTATAGTTAAGACAATGCAAATACATTATTGTTTAACAGTGCAAGTGTTAATTTAACTTAAACAGTGTGATCCAAATACAAAAAGGTACCTCCTTGCTAAAAATCACTTTAAGCAAAAATGTTGCACttgaaaatgatcaaaatctACAGTAGTCTAGTACTGAAAAGATTAGTTAACCGGAAATGGATTTGCTGAGGTTCAGATGGACAGATATCAGGAGCTGTTTGctgtttttcactttcacaaTTATAAATAAATCTGCTGCTAATTTAAAAGTggtattaaatgaaaaaaataaaaatgcaaattccACAAAATCAAACCTAAAGATATATCTGTACAGATATTGTGCTTTAAAATTGACATACAGAATTATCTTCATTTGCATCCCTACACTTCTCCACTCACCGTAGAGGGAGTCGGAGCTGAAACGCCACAGGACAAAGGGGAGCAAAAGGTAGGTGACACAGCATCAACCTCTCCTACAGTGCCTTGTACCATGTTAAGAGAAGGCCTCTCCTTGCAAAGATGACTTCTCTCTGGGCTTGGTGGACTGGAGCTGTCAGAGCCGCTGTAACTGCCCTGGCCATCGAGGAAGAGTTTTCGTCTTAAGGAGGAGGAACTGAGACTCTCCTGCACAGCATCACACACTTCCTCATGGCGGTAATAATCCCCTGAGGAGAGGGAAGAAACAAGCAAACATGGTGACTTCATAATGTTGCAATACTCTGATTTGATTGTGCTGGATTTTATTAGAGGCTTACCTAGTACTTTCTCCAAATCAAAAGCCAAAGGTAACGACAGAGTTGTCTGACAAGCaactgtaaaacaaacacaattaaaGAATGATCAAAAACAAGTTAGTAGAttgtgacagaaagagaaatagaTGGGGCACTGCTTGTAGAAAGTCATTTCAGCCCACCAACCTGAGATTTTTTCTGGCTCCTCTGCAATCATTGCAGACATACAACCTACAAGTACCAAGAAACAATACAGTAACATGAACATGAAATAATGtacaaaaccaaaatacaacATAGGCAAATATAGGGAGGAGTTCAAAAGTAATATAAACAATAAGATAACTTACTTTTCATATAGATCTGAGGGCC is part of the Micropterus dolomieu isolate WLL.071019.BEF.003 ecotype Adirondacks linkage group LG15, ASM2129224v1, whole genome shotgun sequence genome and harbors:
- the dis3 gene encoding exosome complex exonuclease RRP44 encodes the protein MLKSKTFVKKTRSGGVMKIVREHYLRDDIWCGSEVCTECKQESTVLLRDACIESNLCSYPHYLIPDTNVVLHQIDVLEDPVIRNVIILQTVLQEVRHRSAPVYKRLKDILHEKEKYFYTFTNEHHKETFIEREPGESANDRNDRAIRVAAKWYCRHLKMSESDADGLKVVLLTNDQGNKQKAEESGLLVYKCEEYIKSLIANPELMDRLALSSDDKNEISSSKVLFPEHLPLSRIQAGIKSGSFLQGTFRASRDNYLEATVFIQGEGEESTEVLIQGLHNLNRAVHQDVVAVQLLPRDQWVAPSSVVLQDEGAAKDDNAEEEEEEKALRISAAELARKPTGRVVGIIKRSWRPFCGMLNVSQIKESTRHLFTPADRRIPRIRIETRQASTLAGQRIMVAIDGWPKHSRYPNGHFVRSLGHAGEKDTEQEVLLLEHDVPHQDFSQAVLGFLPKMPWSITPEDMAKREDLRHLTVCSVDPPGCTDIDDALHCRELDNGNLEVGVHIADVSHFIRPGNALDKEAANRGTTVYLCGKRIDMVPELLSSNLCSLRSNVERLAFSCIWEMNHEAEIIKTRFTKSVIDSKASLTYAEAQMRIDDTTMNDDITKSLRGLNKLAKILKRHRIAKGALTLSSLEVRFHIDSETHDPIDLQTKELMETNSMVEEFMLLANISVAQKIYDEFPDCAMLRKHPAPPPSNYDILLKAAKSKDVEIHTDSAKALADSLDVAKVDGFPYFNTLLRILATRCMMQAVYFCSGMDSDFHHYGLASPIYTHFTSPIRRYADIIVHRLLAVAIGADSTYPDLMDKHKQSALSNNLNYRHKMSQYAQRASVAFHTQLFFKSRGILNEEGFVLFVRKNAIIVLIPKFGLEGTVFFDTKDKAAPNLVFDEEGPTLKVEQHTFCIFDKVKVTISLDDSNIQHQKIRMSLIDPVILGVSVPAPDVEPQAKKPKLDR
- the bora gene encoding protein aurora borealis encodes the protein MGDHVEVQITPETPGRPSIRNPFESPNDYHHLREALVPSPSVFKSKACKSTPPKFNWSIDEMASLHPVHIDPEEIQRQSFYLSQTRMDSDIEEKRQNAIEQFFTKGAIVPSPWAAPDTRKGPQIYMKSCMSAMIAEEPEKISVACQTTLSLPLAFDLEKVLGDYYRHEEVCDAVQESLSSSSLRRKLFLDGQGSYSGSDSSSPPSPERSHLCKERPSLNMVQGTVGEVDAVSPTFCSPLSCGVSAPTPSTGQFSSSPIQHGCFRDCSLGSISSPLFPDRSSPAGLVSPTVSPIVAHAARTPIGSAERKQPSNLTPHCVPLDAVTSCNESPFVEGCSPIRSCSPHQLHCHNEPQSIARPKPRPRVRCWASPPLISPILNPKLQDNQEDEEKLPTLSSSSSSTSLPPMELDPSSPMARDAHPVDTERVSLDPMEPVKMEEEKDTGIEGGLADEGDEEEEGGGPSEQLTSSRMGNVSAIESSQMFLSLLAEGSSIPYDSSMQVDSGYNTTSVGTTSLIDGLSSDCQSRESFTSNQAEEAFQVTRHTKVKVYYHHH